Proteins from one Chloroflexota bacterium genomic window:
- a CDS encoding carbon-nitrogen family hydrolase produces MQLTVALAQIDLVLGDREANLATIRQIAARAEMAGADLLVLPELWGTGYLLEQAHKLSDALGKGLFEEVAVLAARHHLAIVGSLLERDGEQVYNTATLYDAQGKRLHSYRKTHLIGLMQEDRYLGAGQQAEVFETAWGTSACAICYDLRFPELFRRYALAGAGVIIIPAEWPTARIEHWRTLLRARAIENQAVVIACNRVGSDRANQFGGHSVVIDPWGNILVEGDDQASLLTASIDLDSIAKARDFLPVFRDRRVELY; encoded by the coding sequence ATGCAGTTAACCGTGGCACTTGCTCAAATCGATTTAGTCTTGGGTGATCGTGAAGCCAATTTAGCGACGATACGCCAAATTGCTGCGCGTGCCGAGATGGCGGGCGCAGATCTATTGGTGCTGCCAGAGTTATGGGGCACTGGCTATCTGCTTGAGCAAGCTCACAAGCTGAGCGATGCGCTGGGCAAGGGCTTGTTTGAAGAAGTCGCGGTTTTAGCAGCCCGCCATCATTTGGCGATTGTTGGCTCACTGCTTGAGCGTGATGGCGAACAAGTTTATAACACGGCCACGCTGTATGATGCACAGGGCAAACGGTTGCATAGCTATCGCAAAACCCATCTGATTGGCTTAATGCAAGAAGATCGCTATCTGGGTGCTGGCCAGCAAGCCGAAGTTTTTGAAACTGCTTGGGGCACAAGTGCATGCGCCATTTGTTACGATTTGCGCTTTCCTGAGTTGTTTCGGCGTTACGCCTTGGCTGGCGCAGGAGTCATAATTATTCCGGCTGAATGGCCAACCGCACGAATTGAGCATTGGCGAACCTTGCTGCGAGCGCGGGCTATCGAAAACCAAGCTGTGGTCATCGCCTGCAATCGGGTTGGCAGCGACCGTGCTAATCAATTTGGTGGCCATTCAGTGGTGATTGATCCTTGGGGCAATATCTTGGTTGAGGGCGATGATCAAGCTAGCCTATTGACTGCAAGCATTGATCTCGACAGCATTGCCAAAGCCCGCGACTTCCTGCCAGTCTTCCGTGATCGGCGGGTTGAATTGTACTAA
- a CDS encoding AAA family ATPase has product MELRCYFLGQPQIVYNQTAIHVTNAKAMALLAYLACHNQPQPRERILGLLWAESSSGAARKNLSNCLWQLRQQLGEGCIFSHDDRLSLGSAVWNDLQALWQLDQPDLPTLLNCYHGPLLDGLNLRDAPEFELWLLQERNRLHQHYLQLLEQALQTTNDQQQKLQLANYGLSIDSLHEPFVQAAIQAYLALDQRANALQHYTNFQHQLEQQLGLEPAAATQALRLQILGTPTTPIIQPPRLPTPRNTSKLIGREPDYGLLHAAWQRSLQGQVQVVLLTGELGIGKTSLWQTWLGHIREEHQVVVARGLEITQLLPFAPFLAWTDQTALFDWLFGAQSPLSPYWQSELARLIPDFKQREIIPPLSNATPAEERRRIFEAMLQVLMLFADQPLVLVLDDAHWADQLSLGWLGYAAERLQFKSALIILTYRANQVQGELANLIWHWQRNHIAQRHELQPLSPLESEQLVLQQGGDQQRSAQLYRRSRGNPYFLQELLHAPSEQIPSSLADVVGLRLINLPNAAQALLSAAMILGINSTLELLQQVSHCAEDQALDMLDLLLQQGILAEQAGQYQIAHPLIGEVWQQQLSPARRQVFHRRAAEALAESYAGMLPMVAVQLASHYEAAGKAHEAARYAEMAGYHALIMAAGSEAVVLYQRALTLEPTPLRQLGLGRAWVLQGDLVAARASFNAARQAFELLGDFEGAAQASLQLAASYQ; this is encoded by the coding sequence ATGGAGCTACGCTGCTATTTTTTGGGGCAGCCCCAAATTGTTTACAACCAAACGGCAATCCATGTGACCAATGCCAAGGCTATGGCGCTGTTGGCCTATTTGGCATGTCACAATCAACCGCAACCGCGTGAGCGAATTTTAGGCTTGCTCTGGGCTGAAAGTAGCAGTGGTGCTGCGCGGAAGAACCTGAGCAATTGTCTTTGGCAGTTGCGCCAACAGCTCGGCGAGGGCTGCATCTTTAGCCACGATGATCGGCTGAGTTTGGGGAGTGCGGTCTGGAATGATTTACAGGCGCTGTGGCAATTGGATCAGCCTGATCTGCCAACCTTGCTTAATTGTTATCATGGCCCGTTGCTCGATGGCCTAAACTTACGCGATGCGCCTGAGTTTGAATTGTGGTTGTTGCAGGAGCGCAATCGGCTGCATCAACACTATCTACAACTGCTTGAGCAAGCCTTGCAAACGACCAACGATCAGCAGCAAAAACTGCAACTTGCCAATTATGGTTTGAGCATTGATTCCTTGCACGAGCCATTCGTGCAAGCGGCGATTCAGGCTTATTTGGCGCTTGATCAACGGGCTAATGCCTTGCAACACTACACCAATTTTCAACATCAGCTTGAGCAACAACTTGGCTTAGAGCCAGCCGCCGCCACCCAAGCCTTACGTCTGCAAATTCTCGGTACGCCCACAACTCCGATCATTCAACCGCCGCGCTTGCCAACCCCGCGCAATACCAGCAAATTAATTGGCCGCGAGCCGGATTATGGCTTGTTGCATGCTGCTTGGCAACGTAGTTTGCAAGGCCAAGTGCAAGTTGTGTTGCTCACAGGCGAGTTGGGCATTGGCAAAACCAGTTTATGGCAAACTTGGCTAGGCCACATTCGCGAGGAACATCAGGTTGTGGTTGCACGTGGGCTAGAAATTACTCAATTGCTGCCATTTGCGCCCTTTTTAGCTTGGACTGACCAAACGGCGTTGTTCGATTGGCTATTTGGCGCACAATCGCCGCTATCACCCTACTGGCAGAGCGAATTAGCTCGCTTGATTCCCGATTTCAAACAGCGCGAGATTATTCCGCCGCTGAGTAATGCTACGCCTGCCGAAGAACGCCGCCGGATCTTCGAGGCTATGTTACAAGTATTAATGCTCTTTGCTGATCAGCCGTTGGTATTGGTGCTTGATGATGCGCACTGGGCCGACCAACTTTCGCTGGGATGGCTGGGCTATGCCGCCGAGCGCTTGCAATTCAAATCTGCGCTGATCATTTTGACCTATCGAGCTAACCAAGTACAAGGGGAATTGGCAAACTTAATCTGGCATTGGCAGCGCAACCATATCGCCCAGCGCCATGAATTACAACCACTTAGCCCGCTCGAAAGCGAACAATTGGTGCTCCAACAGGGCGGCGATCAGCAGCGCAGTGCCCAACTGTATCGGCGTAGTCGCGGCAACCCTTATTTTTTGCAAGAACTATTGCATGCGCCAAGCGAACAAATTCCTAGCTCGCTGGCCGATGTCGTTGGCTTGCGTTTAATCAACTTACCGAACGCCGCCCAAGCCTTGCTTTCTGCCGCCATGATTTTGGGCATCAACAGCACCCTCGAATTGCTGCAACAGGTCAGCCATTGCGCCGAAGATCAAGCGCTTGATATGCTTGATCTGTTATTGCAGCAGGGTATTTTGGCTGAGCAAGCGGGCCAATATCAAATTGCCCATCCCTTGATTGGCGAAGTTTGGCAGCAGCAGCTGAGTCCTGCTCGTCGCCAAGTATTTCATCGGCGGGCTGCTGAAGCCTTGGCCGAGAGCTATGCGGGCATGTTGCCAATGGTGGCTGTGCAATTAGCTAGCCATTACGAAGCGGCTGGCAAAGCCCACGAAGCCGCTCGTTATGCCGAAATGGCGGGCTACCATGCCTTGATTATGGCAGCTGGCTCAGAAGCAGTGGTGCTGTATCAACGAGCCTTAACCTTAGAGCCAACGCCATTGCGCCAACTTGGTTTGGGAAGGGCATGGGTGCTGCAAGGCGATTTGGTCGCGGCTCGTGCTAGTTTTAATGCAGCGCGGCAAGCCTTTGAGCTACTTGGCGATTTTGAGGGCGCAGCCCAAGCTAGCCTTCAGTTAGCGGCAAGTTATCAATAG
- the mreC gene encoding rod shape-determining protein MreC yields the protein MLSRSGNAQRATKLIVWLACFVVVLLLLDQQGILTPVTDNTARVLTPVTRTLTNIRLAISDTFGGIFGSSQAAQDLAALQERVTELENENVQLRSAAAENTTLRRTAGMRERYGWRTVIGNVVSRSADAGNRVISIDRGTVDGLAVGMPVVSHVNGSPDALIGLVDTVSQHNATVLLITDARSVVSGQVLSQVTSEQESGSISQPMGDVLGQWQLGSRLIMRHIDRDAKFSVGDDVLTAGISKALAFDAPAARIPPDVPIGRVSAIRPDGHGQQADIEPYFDPDVVRTVWIIVGED from the coding sequence ATGTTAAGTCGCTCAGGCAACGCCCAACGGGCAACCAAGCTAATTGTTTGGCTGGCATGTTTTGTGGTTGTGCTGTTATTGCTCGATCAACAAGGAATTCTCACGCCGGTTACCGACAATACGGCTCGCGTTTTGACTCCAGTTACCCGCACACTGACGAATATTCGTTTAGCAATTAGCGATACCTTCGGCGGTATTTTTGGCTCGTCGCAGGCCGCCCAAGATTTGGCGGCCTTGCAAGAACGCGTCACCGAACTTGAAAACGAAAATGTCCAATTGCGCAGCGCTGCCGCTGAAAACACAACCTTGCGCCGCACTGCTGGCATGCGCGAACGCTATGGCTGGCGCACAGTCATTGGCAATGTGGTCAGTCGCTCCGCCGATGCTGGCAATCGGGTAATTAGCATCGATCGTGGTACGGTTGATGGTTTGGCCGTGGGCATGCCTGTGGTTTCACACGTCAATGGCAGCCCCGATGCGCTAATTGGCTTGGTCGATACGGTCAGCCAACATAACGCCACAGTTTTGCTCATTACCGATGCGCGTTCGGTAGTGAGCGGCCAGGTGTTATCGCAGGTAACCAGCGAACAAGAAAGCGGCAGCATTAGCCAACCAATGGGCGATGTGCTTGGTCAATGGCAGCTTGGCTCACGCCTGATTATGCGCCATATCGATCGTGACGCTAAATTCAGCGTTGGCGACGATGTGTTGACCGCTGGCATTAGCAAAGCACTGGCCTTCGATGCACCTGCTGCGCGGATTCCGCCCGACGTGCCAATTGGTCGGGTCAGCGCAATTCGCCCCGACGGCCACGGCCAACAAGCCGATATTGAACCATATTTTGATCCTGATGTGGTGCGGACTGTATGGATTATCGTCGGCGAAGATTAA
- a CDS encoding response regulator transcription factor translates to MIRVAIVEDQRIVREGLIAVLEDETTIEIVGEAANGQAALDLYAQELPDVVLMDLQMPVMDGPTAIGQLCQRWPQAKVLVLTTYATDEFIWAALRAGAKGYLLKDASADELVSAIQAVAKGSTHLAPDIAAKLVAGVSNPQPESLTPRELEVLHLLGRGRSNGEIALELDIALRTVKVHVQNILGKLGATNRTEAVSIAVRQKLISLT, encoded by the coding sequence ATGATTCGAGTTGCAATTGTTGAAGATCAACGGATTGTTCGCGAAGGCTTAATTGCTGTTTTAGAGGATGAAACAACGATTGAGATTGTGGGCGAGGCTGCTAACGGTCAGGCAGCCCTCGATCTGTATGCCCAAGAACTACCCGATGTCGTTTTGATGGATTTACAAATGCCCGTGATGGATGGCCCCACCGCGATTGGTCAGCTCTGTCAGCGCTGGCCCCAGGCTAAAGTGCTGGTGCTCACCACCTATGCAACTGATGAGTTTATTTGGGCCGCCTTGCGAGCCGGGGCCAAGGGCTATCTATTAAAGGATGCTTCGGCAGATGAATTGGTTTCGGCGATTCAGGCGGTTGCCAAGGGCAGCACCCACCTTGCGCCGGATATTGCCGCCAAACTGGTGGCTGGCGTGAGCAATCCCCAACCTGAATCGTTAACCCCACGCGAATTAGAAGTGCTGCACCTGCTAGGGCGTGGCCGCTCCAACGGCGAAATTGCGCTTGAGTTGGATATTGCTTTGCGCACCGTTAAAGTGCATGTGCAAAATATCTTGGGCAAGCTTGGTGCGACCAATCGCACCGAGGCCGTTAGTATTGCCGTGCGCCAAAAATTGATCAGCCTCACATGA
- the mreD gene encoding rod shape-determining protein MreD has protein sequence MDYRRRRLSERLRGQLWLALIVGLTVIIQTTLLPTIFNAHLNLVLLAVVCWTLLADAAKGAAIAMYGGLLIDVVGYSPFGSHALALLLVTWVCSLAAERFPPDTWPTSLLLTIGLTPLYHLVTQVFRGGTDDWLSWAIVVLVPAMIINAIAVLPTFLVLQWWNERKIRH, from the coding sequence ATGGATTATCGTCGGCGAAGATTAAGCGAACGGCTGCGCGGGCAGCTTTGGTTGGCCCTGATCGTTGGATTAACCGTGATTATTCAGACCACCCTATTGCCAACGATCTTTAATGCGCACTTAAATTTGGTGTTGTTGGCGGTGGTTTGTTGGACCTTGCTAGCCGATGCTGCCAAGGGTGCTGCCATCGCCATGTATGGTGGCTTGCTGATTGATGTGGTGGGCTACTCGCCGTTTGGCAGCCATGCCTTGGCTTTATTGCTGGTTACTTGGGTTTGTAGCCTTGCTGCCGAGCGCTTCCCACCCGATACATGGCCAACATCGCTCTTACTAACCATCGGCTTGACCCCGCTGTATCACTTAGTTACCCAAGTGTTTCGCGGTGGCACCGACGATTGGCTGAGTTGGGCGATTGTGGTGCTTGTGCCAGCCATGATTATCAATGCAATTGCGGTTTTGCCAACCTTCCTCGTTTTGCAATGGTGGAACGAGCGCAAAATCCGCCACTAA
- a CDS encoding ATP-dependent Clp protease proteolytic subunit: MVVPYVVETSSRGERVYDIYSRLLKERIIILGTPIDSQIANVLVAQLLFLQHDDPDRDISIYINSPGGEVNAGLAIYDTMQMVSPDIATWCVGFAGSMATPVLAGGTKGKRYSLPNSTIHMHPAGGGARGYAPDVEIQIKELLRLQNIVRGLLSKDTGQPIERIARDFDRDLFMTPEQAKEYGIIDEITTHIEAGQQD, from the coding sequence ATGGTTGTTCCCTACGTTGTAGAAACAAGCAGCCGTGGCGAACGAGTTTATGACATCTACTCACGTTTGCTCAAAGAGCGGATCATCATTCTCGGTACGCCGATTGATTCGCAAATTGCGAATGTGTTGGTGGCTCAATTATTGTTCTTGCAACACGATGACCCCGATCGCGATATTTCAATCTATATCAACAGCCCAGGCGGCGAAGTGAACGCTGGCCTTGCGATCTATGATACGATGCAGATGGTTTCGCCCGATATTGCGACCTGGTGTGTTGGTTTTGCTGGCAGTATGGCTACGCCAGTTCTGGCTGGTGGCACCAAAGGCAAGCGCTATTCCTTGCCTAATTCAACCATCCACATGCACCCAGCTGGTGGTGGTGCTCGCGGCTATGCGCCTGATGTCGAAATTCAAATTAAAGAATTGTTGCGCTTGCAAAATATTGTGCGTGGCTTGCTATCGAAAGATACTGGTCAGCCAATCGAACGCATCGCCCGCGACTTCGACCGCGATTTGTTTATGACACCAGAACAAGCTAAAGAATATGGTATCATTGACGAAATTACGACCCACATTGAAGCTGGGCAACAAGATTAA
- a CDS encoding rod shape-determining protein, with the protein MFRSFFRSFSRDIGMDLGTANTLVYLRGKGIVISEPSVVAIDKRTGIPQAFGAAAKAMVGKTPANIVAVRPLRDGVIADFDVVEKMMKYFFDQAHKHVGASIAGRPRVIVGVPSGVTDVEKRAARDAAMNAGAREAYVIEEPMAAAVGAGLPVTEPTGSMVVDIGGGTTEVAVISLGGIVINHSLRTAGDEIDEAVIAFSRREYNLLIGERMAEKAKIAAGSAYPLEEEIKVTLRGRDLLTGLPKAIEISSIELREGIAGPVANIVSEVRTALEETPPELVADIMEHGITLAGGGSMLRGLDRRIAAETKMPVHIAEDPLSCVARGTGKMIEEFDKYRDTIRRSQESRRIKRG; encoded by the coding sequence ATGTTTAGATCATTTTTTCGCTCATTTAGCCGCGATATTGGCATGGACTTAGGCACTGCCAATACTTTAGTCTATTTACGCGGCAAAGGCATTGTTATTTCTGAGCCATCGGTGGTGGCTATTGATAAACGCACTGGAATTCCCCAAGCTTTTGGCGCTGCGGCCAAGGCCATGGTTGGGAAAACCCCTGCCAATATTGTAGCAGTCCGCCCGCTCCGCGATGGCGTGATTGCCGATTTTGATGTTGTCGAAAAGATGATGAAGTATTTTTTCGACCAAGCCCATAAACATGTTGGCGCTAGCATCGCTGGCCGCCCACGGGTGATCGTCGGTGTGCCATCGGGCGTGACCGACGTGGAAAAACGCGCCGCCCGTGATGCCGCAATGAATGCTGGCGCTCGCGAAGCCTATGTGATCGAAGAACCAATGGCGGCGGCTGTTGGTGCAGGCTTGCCTGTGACCGAACCAACTGGCTCAATGGTTGTCGATATTGGTGGTGGTACAACGGAAGTGGCCGTCATCTCGCTGGGCGGGATTGTGATTAACCACTCGTTGCGCACCGCTGGCGACGAAATCGACGAGGCTGTAATTGCTTTTTCGCGGCGTGAATATAACTTGCTGATTGGCGAGCGCATGGCCGAGAAAGCCAAAATTGCCGCTGGCTCAGCCTACCCGCTTGAAGAAGAAATCAAAGTTACCCTGCGTGGCCGCGATTTGCTAACAGGCTTGCCCAAAGCGATTGAAATTAGCAGCATTGAGTTGCGTGAAGGGATCGCTGGCCCAGTTGCCAATATTGTTTCTGAGGTGCGCACGGCCTTGGAAGAAACCCCGCCAGAATTGGTCGCTGATATTATGGAGCATGGCATTACCTTGGCTGGTGGTGGCTCAATGCTGCGTGGCCTTGATCGGCGGATCGCTGCTGAAACCAAAATGCCAGTGCATATCGCCGAAGATCCGTTGTCGTGTGTGGCACGCGGCACAGGCAAAATGATCGAGGAATTTGATAAATACCGTGACACGATTCGGCGTTCGCAGGAATCGCGTCGCATCAAACGTGGGTAG
- a CDS encoding peroxiredoxin — protein sequence MTTTTTGKLQVGDQAPSFRLPNQTGALVDLQDLLGKKHIVLFFYPKDDSLICVAEVCAFRDQYEVFKQAGAEVIGVSSDSVESHQQFAAKHRLPFTLLSDGDSAVRKAYGATTLGIFTGRVTYIIDPQGTIQHIFSSRLNAQKHIDESLRILQQH from the coding sequence ATGACAACCACAACCACTGGCAAACTTCAAGTTGGCGACCAAGCCCCAAGCTTTCGCTTGCCCAACCAAACTGGAGCACTTGTCGATTTACAAGATTTGCTGGGTAAAAAGCATATTGTGCTGTTTTTCTATCCCAAAGATGATTCGCTCATTTGTGTCGCCGAAGTGTGTGCTTTTCGCGACCAATACGAGGTGTTCAAGCAAGCGGGAGCCGAGGTGATTGGCGTAAGCAGCGATTCAGTTGAGTCGCATCAACAATTTGCCGCCAAACATCGCTTGCCCTTTACCTTGTTGAGCGATGGCGATAGTGCTGTGCGCAAGGCCTATGGCGCAACCACCTTGGGCATTTTTACAGGTCGCGTCACCTACATTATCGATCCACAAGGCACAATTCAGCATATTTTCTCATCACGCTTGAATGCCCAAAAACACATTGACGAATCGTTACGCATTTTGCAACAACATTAA
- a CDS encoding peptidoglycan glycosyltransferase, translating to MRGRLIGLRVVSLIIFVVLLARLQQLQFGSSAATSRASIEQNITRRDYVAPQRGEIFASDGTTLLAASVPTSILGIQAESLPRKRAERNAVYMRLSMLLPFSDTFTLSPTTKLQEDPALAAAIYGISPILPADTNFAPAQSITVTVPMGKALTALQLSQAYTDVITLQPGVEKVLAKANLPGYLVVPVAKNIPDDVALAIRENALALPGVRVVDGFQRDYPLSAEVQSLSHLLGYMIRINDKQLARYNPTNDADGPRQYLESDLIGVDGIENYYESTLRGKLGTNQISVDVWDRIVGEPTVLQPMEDGKNLILNIDMNLQRASEAILQKWLDVADQRRVRLANTPGKDQAKYASYDRINKGVIMVMDVNTGAVLASVSLPAYDNNAFNRGEVEEITDLFTDEENTPLLHRAIAGKYPPGSTFKQFTAAAALDSDIINPGTQIQDPGFLIVRNEYNEALTNQYPNSNRRANGLINVSDALKVSSNVFFNTVAGGTDYVTNLKPTDPQIKGGLGIDRLYETVSGEFGFDKLTGIDLPGEDSGIIPNKEWKKQRRERWGVGDTYIAAIGQGDVQVTPLQLLRATVATANRGSVYQPQVVKAITDLNRTDTITLTPVIEHTIELAPEHWAIIREGMRRSVRDSDAYNRIANGNNKPAGAILADIDRLDLAGKTGTAEYAEGPYLRSHSWFVGFAPFDNPKVAILAMLEGTGDLGDGSGTLALPAVVDVLRAYNGEAFPDINGNLPAPAAGSTGQ from the coding sequence ATGCGCGGTCGCTTGATCGGCTTACGGGTCGTGAGCTTAATTATTTTTGTGGTCTTGCTCGCACGATTGCAGCAATTGCAATTTGGCAGTAGCGCCGCAACTTCACGCGCTTCAATTGAGCAAAATATTACCCGCCGCGATTATGTTGCCCCTCAACGTGGCGAGATTTTTGCCAGCGATGGCACAACCCTGCTAGCAGCCTCGGTTCCAACCTCGATCTTGGGGATTCAAGCCGAATCGCTGCCGCGCAAACGCGCTGAGCGCAATGCGGTGTATATGCGGCTGAGCATGTTGTTGCCTTTCAGCGATACCTTCACGCTCTCGCCAACCACCAAATTACAAGAAGATCCAGCTTTAGCCGCAGCAATTTATGGCATCTCGCCAATTTTACCTGCCGATACCAACTTCGCCCCAGCGCAATCGATCACGGTGACAGTGCCGATGGGTAAGGCATTGACCGCGCTGCAATTGAGCCAAGCCTACACCGATGTGATTACCCTGCAACCTGGGGTTGAAAAGGTATTAGCCAAAGCCAATCTGCCTGGTTATTTGGTTGTGCCAGTCGCCAAAAATATTCCTGATGATGTGGCCTTGGCGATTCGCGAAAACGCGCTGGCCTTGCCCGGTGTGCGGGTGGTCGATGGCTTCCAGCGCGATTACCCACTGAGCGCCGAAGTCCAATCGCTCTCGCATTTATTAGGCTATATGATTCGGATTAACGATAAGCAACTGGCTCGTTATAATCCCACTAATGATGCTGACGGCCCGCGTCAATATCTCGAAAGCGATTTGATTGGGGTTGATGGGATCGAAAATTATTATGAATCGACCTTGCGCGGCAAACTAGGCACGAATCAAATTTCGGTTGATGTTTGGGATCGGATTGTCGGCGAACCAACAGTGTTACAGCCAATGGAAGATGGCAAAAATCTGATTTTGAATATTGATATGAATTTGCAGCGAGCCAGCGAAGCAATTTTACAAAAATGGCTCGATGTTGCAGATCAACGCCGCGTGCGTTTAGCCAACACGCCGGGCAAAGATCAAGCCAAATATGCCTCATATGATCGCATTAATAAAGGCGTGATTATGGTGATGGATGTCAACACGGGGGCGGTTTTGGCCTCGGTCAGCTTGCCAGCCTATGATAACAACGCCTTTAATCGCGGTGAGGTTGAAGAAATTACCGATTTATTTACCGATGAAGAAAATACGCCATTGCTGCATCGGGCAATTGCTGGTAAATATCCACCTGGCTCGACCTTCAAGCAATTTACTGCTGCCGCAGCCCTAGATAGCGATATCATCAATCCTGGCACGCAGATTCAAGACCCAGGCTTTTTGATTGTGCGCAACGAATATAACGAAGCCTTGACCAACCAATATCCTAACTCCAACCGTCGCGCCAATGGCCTGATCAACGTTTCCGATGCTTTGAAAGTTTCATCGAACGTCTTTTTCAACACGGTTGCTGGCGGTACCGATTATGTTACCAATCTCAAACCAACCGATCCGCAAATCAAAGGCGGTTTGGGGATTGATCGGTTGTATGAGACGGTTTCGGGCGAATTTGGTTTCGATAAATTGACTGGAATCGATTTGCCGGGCGAAGATTCGGGGATTATTCCGAATAAAGAGTGGAAGAAACAGCGCCGCGAACGTTGGGGCGTTGGCGATACCTATATCGCCGCAATTGGTCAGGGCGATGTGCAAGTTACCCCACTGCAATTGCTACGGGCTACCGTCGCCACCGCCAATCGTGGTTCAGTTTATCAACCACAAGTCGTCAAAGCGATCACCGATTTGAACCGCACCGACACGATCACGCTCACCCCAGTGATTGAACACACGATTGAACTTGCCCCAGAGCATTGGGCGATTATTCGCGAAGGCATGCGGCGCTCAGTCCGTGATTCCGATGCCTACAATCGGATCGCCAACGGCAACAACAAACCAGCAGGCGCAATTTTGGCCGATATCGATCGGCTGGATTTGGCAGGCAAAACCGGAACCGCCGAATATGCCGAAGGGCCATATTTGCGTTCGCACTCATGGTTTGTTGGCTTTGCGCCGTTCGATAATCCTAAAGTAGCAATTTTGGCAATGCTCGAAGGCACTGGCGATTTGGGCGACGGCTCGGGGACATTGGCCTTGCCAGCGGTGGTTGATGTGCTACGAGCCTATAATGGCGAGGCCTTTCCCGATATCAATGGTAATTTGCCTGCGCCTGCTGCTGGCAGCACTGGCCAATAG
- a CDS encoding peroxiredoxin, whose amino-acid sequence MTTATTGKLAVGDQAPTFSLPNQAGQLVDLQNLLGHKKIVLFFYPKDHSAGCVAEVCAFRDQYEVFKQAGAEVIGISSDSVESHEQFAANHRLPFTLLSDREGAVRKLYGATTLGILAGRVTYIIDQKGSIQHIFSSLLNANKHISEALRIIKEA is encoded by the coding sequence ATGACTACTGCAACTACTGGCAAATTAGCCGTTGGCGATCAAGCCCCAACCTTCAGCCTGCCCAACCAAGCGGGCCAACTCGTCGATTTACAGAACCTACTCGGCCACAAGAAAATCGTTTTATTTTTCTATCCCAAGGATCATTCGGCTGGCTGCGTGGCCGAAGTCTGTGCCTTTCGCGACCAATATGAGGTATTCAAGCAAGCCGGAGCCGAAGTGATCGGCATTAGCAGCGATTCGGTCGAGTCGCACGAGCAGTTTGCCGCCAATCATCGGCTGCCTTTTACCTTGTTGAGCGATCGCGAAGGGGCGGTACGTAAACTCTATGGTGCAACCACTTTGGGCATTTTGGCAGGCCGTGTCACCTACATCATCGATCAAAAAGGCTCAATTCAGCATATTTTTTCATCGTTGCTGAATGCCAACAAACATATCAGCGAAGCCCTACGCATCATCAAAGAAGCTTAA